The Micromonospora sp. WMMD961 genome has a segment encoding these proteins:
- the efeB gene encoding iron uptake transporter deferrochelatase/peroxidase subunit → MSGSGLTRRRAITLAGAGVAGVAGAAVGVGAMVNGSHGPAVASDHPAGAVPFHGEHQAGIVTPAQDRLHFVAFDVITKDRARLVELLEEWTAAAARMTAGRDAGVLGAVGGMPEAPPDDTGEALGLPPSQLTLTIGFGPTLFRDADGRDRFGIADRRPAALAELPKFPGDALQPQLSGGDLCVQACANDPQVAVHAIRNLARLGMGVVSVRWSQLGFGRTSSTSRDQATARNLFGFKDGTANLKAEDTDLLRDQLWVQPGDGPDWMTGGSYLVTRKIRMLVETWDRTSLAEQEEIVGRSKGSGAPLGRTDEFDEPDFAARGTDGKPVIAEHAHVTLAHPSRNGGAQLLRRGYNFVDGSDGLGRLDAGLFFIAYQRDPRRQFVPIQTQLARHDVMNEYLRHVSSGVFACPPGVRDGGDHWGRALFG, encoded by the coding sequence ATGAGCGGGAGTGGGCTGACCCGGCGGCGAGCGATCACGTTGGCCGGCGCCGGGGTCGCCGGGGTCGCCGGGGCGGCGGTCGGCGTGGGAGCGATGGTGAACGGCTCGCACGGCCCGGCCGTGGCGAGCGACCACCCGGCCGGGGCGGTGCCGTTCCACGGTGAGCACCAGGCCGGCATCGTCACCCCGGCCCAGGACCGGCTGCACTTCGTCGCCTTCGACGTGATCACCAAGGACCGGGCCCGGCTGGTCGAGCTGCTCGAAGAGTGGACGGCCGCCGCTGCCCGGATGACCGCGGGCCGGGACGCCGGGGTGCTCGGCGCGGTCGGGGGGATGCCGGAGGCCCCACCGGACGACACCGGTGAGGCGCTCGGTCTGCCCCCCTCGCAGCTCACCCTGACCATCGGCTTCGGGCCGACGCTGTTCCGCGACGCCGACGGTCGAGACCGCTTCGGCATCGCCGACCGGCGGCCCGCAGCCCTGGCCGAGCTACCGAAGTTCCCGGGCGACGCGTTGCAGCCACAGCTCTCCGGCGGTGACCTCTGCGTGCAGGCGTGCGCCAACGATCCGCAGGTGGCCGTGCACGCGATCCGCAACCTGGCCCGGCTCGGCATGGGCGTGGTGAGCGTCCGCTGGTCGCAGCTCGGCTTCGGCCGTACCTCGTCGACCTCCCGGGACCAGGCCACCGCCCGCAACCTGTTCGGCTTCAAGGACGGAACTGCCAACCTCAAGGCCGAGGACACCGACCTGCTCCGCGACCAGTTGTGGGTGCAGCCGGGCGACGGGCCGGACTGGATGACCGGGGGCTCGTACCTGGTCACTCGCAAGATCCGGATGCTGGTGGAGACCTGGGACCGCACCTCGCTGGCCGAGCAGGAGGAGATCGTCGGGCGGAGCAAGGGCAGCGGGGCCCCACTCGGCCGGACCGACGAGTTCGACGAGCCGGACTTCGCGGCGCGCGGCACGGACGGCAAACCGGTGATCGCCGAGCACGCCCACGTCACGCTGGCCCATCCGAGCCGCAACGGCGGCGCGCAGTTGCTCCGCCGGGGTTACAACTTCGTCGACGGCTCGGACGGCCTCGGACGGCTCGACGCGGGGCTGTTCTTCATCGCGTACCAGCGCGATCCGCGCCGCCAGTTCGTGCCGATCCAGACCCAGTTGGCCCGGCACGACGTGATGAACGAATATCTGCGGCACGTCTCCAGCGGTGTGTTCGCCTGCCCACCCGGGGTACGCGACGGCGGGGACCACTGGGGGCGTGCGCTCTTCGGTTGA
- the mtrA gene encoding MtrAB system response regulator MtrA — MRARVLVVDDDPALAEMLGIVLRSEGFQPSFVADGERALAAFRDSRPDIVLLDLMLPGMSGIDVARSIRAESGVPIVMLTAKSDTVDVVLGLESGADDYVVKPFKPKELVARMRARLRRGEDVAPEMLTIGPPDNQISIDVPAHTVSRNDEEVKLTPLEFDLLVALARKPRQVFTREVLLEQVWGYRHAADTRLVNVHVQRLRAKIEPDPERPEIILTVRGVGYKAGTG; from the coding sequence ATGAGAGCCCGCGTACTGGTGGTCGACGACGACCCCGCGCTCGCTGAGATGCTCGGCATCGTGCTGCGCAGCGAGGGTTTCCAGCCCTCGTTCGTAGCCGACGGCGAGCGGGCGTTGGCGGCATTTCGCGATAGTCGTCCCGATATCGTGCTGCTCGACCTCATGCTGCCCGGAATGAGCGGCATCGACGTCGCGCGGTCCATTCGGGCGGAGTCCGGCGTGCCGATTGTCATGCTCACCGCCAAGAGCGACACGGTGGACGTCGTGCTCGGACTGGAGTCCGGTGCCGACGACTACGTGGTCAAGCCGTTCAAGCCCAAGGAACTGGTCGCCCGGATGCGGGCCCGACTACGCCGGGGCGAGGACGTGGCGCCGGAGATGTTGACGATCGGGCCGCCCGACAACCAGATCTCCATCGACGTGCCCGCGCACACCGTCAGTCGTAACGACGAGGAGGTGAAGCTGACTCCGCTGGAGTTCGACCTGCTGGTCGCGCTCGCTCGAAAGCCCCGTCAGGTCTTCACCCGTGAGGTGTTGCTGGAGCAGGTCTGGGGTTACCGGCACGCGGCCGACACCCGCCTGGTCAACGTGCACGTCCAACGGTTGCGCGCCAAGATCGAGCCGGACCCGGAGCGCCCGGAAATCATCCTCACCGTGCGGGGCGTGGGCTACAAGGCGGGGACCGGATAG
- the mtrB gene encoding MtrAB system histidine kinase MtrB yields the protein MSTSPPTPSPSTAARRPSAGGEVWRAVSGRVARVVARVHQTWRRSLQVRVVTITLVASSLLVGGFAFLIADKITTILLDNARSDVRQRVTSGASYATKQVSLYGQPQEAQLQETIDDTVNYLAGGDPQQTSGVVVAITADGYPDQIQTRTAPAANVRPLISPELRAAIADGKVASQIRTGRLTDEPTKYLVYGSPVPTRFGQIEIYYLVPLTRQDVTAADARATVVATGVALVILLGLLAALVTRLVVNPVRVAARTAQRLSAGLLDQRMVVNGEDDLALLAASFNQMATNLQRQILRLEEMSRLQRRFTSDVSHELRTPLTTVRMAADLIFAERDEFDPAVARSAELLQAELDRFEELLTDLLEISRFDAGFAMLDSEPTDLVPVVHRVVDRLSGLAERVGVPIELDLPNAPVIAEVDPRRVERVLRNLVGNAVEHGEARPVLITLGVDETAVAITVRDRGVGLKVGEEKLVFNRFWRADPSRARQTGGTGLGLSISLEDARLHGGWLEAWGAPGQGAQFRLTLPARAGDRLTTSPLRLVPADAALPFGGPRDGGPLAIGPGTGGALAIGPGSGGTVATGPGGASATGPGGGAASVTGPASTGGEQRAEVRS from the coding sequence GTGTCGACCTCGCCGCCCACACCCTCCCCGAGCACCGCTGCCCGCCGGCCCAGCGCCGGCGGGGAGGTCTGGCGTGCGGTGAGCGGCCGGGTCGCCCGGGTGGTGGCCCGGGTGCATCAGACCTGGCGCCGCTCACTACAGGTCCGGGTCGTGACCATCACCTTGGTGGCGTCCAGTCTGCTGGTCGGCGGCTTCGCGTTCCTGATCGCCGACAAGATCACCACGATCCTGCTCGACAACGCCCGCAGCGACGTCCGGCAACGGGTGACCAGCGGCGCCAGCTACGCCACCAAGCAGGTCTCGCTCTACGGCCAGCCGCAGGAGGCGCAGCTCCAGGAGACGATCGACGACACGGTCAACTACCTCGCCGGAGGCGACCCCCAGCAGACCAGCGGGGTGGTGGTGGCGATCACGGCCGACGGCTATCCCGACCAGATCCAGACGCGCACCGCCCCCGCCGCGAACGTCCGGCCGCTGATCAGCCCCGAGCTGCGGGCCGCGATCGCCGACGGCAAGGTGGCCAGCCAGATCCGCACCGGTCGGCTCACCGATGAGCCGACCAAATACCTGGTGTACGGCTCACCGGTGCCCACCCGCTTCGGCCAGATCGAGATCTACTACCTGGTGCCGTTGACCCGGCAGGACGTCACCGCCGCCGACGCCCGGGCCACCGTGGTGGCTACCGGGGTCGCCCTGGTGATCCTTCTCGGGCTGCTCGCGGCGCTGGTCACCCGCCTGGTGGTCAACCCGGTCCGGGTCGCCGCGCGGACCGCCCAGCGGCTCTCCGCCGGCCTGCTCGACCAACGGATGGTGGTCAACGGCGAGGACGACCTCGCCCTGCTCGCCGCCTCGTTCAACCAGATGGCCACCAACCTGCAACGGCAGATCCTGCGCCTGGAGGAGATGTCCCGTTTGCAGCGCCGCTTCACCTCCGACGTCTCGCACGAGCTGCGTACGCCGCTGACCACCGTCCGGATGGCCGCTGACCTGATCTTCGCCGAGCGCGACGAGTTCGACCCTGCGGTGGCCCGCAGCGCCGAGCTGCTCCAGGCCGAGTTGGACCGGTTCGAGGAGCTGCTCACCGACCTGTTGGAGATCAGTCGTTTCGACGCCGGCTTCGCCATGTTGGATTCCGAGCCGACCGACCTGGTGCCGGTGGTGCACCGGGTGGTCGACCGGCTGTCTGGGCTTGCCGAGCGGGTGGGCGTCCCGATCGAGCTCGACCTGCCGAACGCGCCGGTGATCGCCGAGGTCGACCCGCGTCGGGTCGAGCGGGTCCTGCGTAACCTGGTCGGCAACGCCGTCGAGCACGGCGAGGCCCGCCCGGTGCTGATCACCCTCGGCGTCGACGAGACCGCCGTGGCGATCACCGTCCGCGACCGTGGGGTGGGACTGAAGGTGGGCGAGGAGAAGTTGGTGTTCAACCGGTTCTGGCGGGCGGACCCGTCCCGGGCCCGGCAGACCGGTGGCACCGGTCTGGGCCTGTCGATCAGCCTGGAGGACGCCCGGCTGCACGGCGGCTGGCTGGAGGCATGGGGCGCTCCCGGGCAGGGCGCGCAGTTCCGGCTCACGCTGCCGGCCCGCGCCGGTGACCGGCTGACCACCTCGCCACTGCGACTGGTGCCGGCCGATGCCGCGCTGCCCTTCGGCGGACCTCGCGACGGTGGCCCGCTGGCCATCGGCCCCGGCACCGGTGGTGCGTTGGCGATCGGCCCCGGCAGCGGCGGCACCGTGGCGACCGGCCCCGGCGGGGCGTCGGCGACCGGCCCGGGCGGCGGTGCGGCGTCGGTGACCGGCCCGGCCTCGACCGGAGGCGAGCAGCGGGCGGAGGTGCGCTCATGA
- a CDS encoding LpqB family beta-propeller domain-containing protein: MRRPSLLGALGVVVLLGAGCGIPAGSDVRVDGKGGAVTGAGVVDLRSGEPPTRPSSGSDNEMFVRNFLSAAAGEPDRAYERVKAYVAPESKSRLQDKKGSEVALNVVRLREAVYTLNSDNTTTVKISVQQIGVLRANGVLAPPVATETEYEFRLRSAAFDGGANDERAGLYVVDPPNVLLLSDAALKRYYQDELIYFWSSDRSRLVPDQRYRPLAVPIERRVNEVVKWLVGGPSDWLRPGVVGLPDRTELINNATGADSRWEVNLDMSGDDRNGIDQLITQLAWSLGDLTGELELKIRNNSQPVQDLAERRNARQLYPNADSPQRFGVYEGAIHPLDFDGELSGTVPLAPEANRNIVSAGLAVAKDRRILAAMITTGSSNGRYRLSVGTGAAPITVVSRSDTEHTSMSRPVWLRTADSRAGRGLVVADGKLYRFDEAARMYQVPLNLPSGDVSAVAAALDGQRVALISGGQLYVAAVNLDGGGVSIGPPRQVATSLTGLTAVDWGREDRLVVAGSAGQQAIYEISVDGALETPLRTDVGAKVNHLTAYPTNRTVRAPSGAYMYEANGVAYRSSPFERIEPERVRDIPSVPAGVRPSNPSAPFFLY; encoded by the coding sequence ATGAGACGACCCTCCCTGCTGGGGGCACTGGGTGTGGTGGTGCTGCTGGGTGCCGGCTGTGGCATCCCGGCCGGCTCCGACGTGCGGGTGGACGGCAAGGGTGGCGCCGTGACCGGGGCCGGCGTGGTCGACCTGCGCAGCGGTGAGCCGCCGACCCGGCCGTCCAGCGGCAGCGACAACGAGATGTTCGTGCGCAACTTCCTGTCCGCCGCCGCAGGTGAGCCGGACCGCGCCTACGAGCGGGTCAAGGCGTACGTCGCCCCGGAGTCCAAGTCTCGCCTGCAGGACAAGAAGGGCAGCGAGGTCGCGCTGAACGTGGTCCGGCTGCGCGAGGCGGTCTACACCCTGAACAGCGACAACACCACCACCGTCAAGATCAGCGTGCAGCAGATCGGTGTGCTGCGGGCCAACGGCGTCCTGGCACCGCCCGTCGCGACCGAGACGGAGTACGAGTTCCGGCTCCGCAGCGCGGCGTTCGACGGCGGTGCCAACGACGAGCGTGCCGGCCTCTACGTCGTCGACCCGCCGAACGTGCTGCTGCTCAGCGACGCCGCCCTCAAGCGGTACTACCAGGACGAGTTGATCTACTTCTGGAGTTCCGACCGCAGCCGCCTGGTGCCCGACCAGCGCTACCGGCCGCTGGCCGTGCCCATCGAGCGTCGGGTCAACGAGGTGGTGAAGTGGCTGGTCGGTGGCCCTTCCGACTGGTTGCGCCCGGGTGTCGTCGGGCTGCCCGACCGCACCGAGCTGATCAACAACGCCACCGGCGCGGACAGCCGGTGGGAGGTCAACCTCGACATGTCCGGTGACGACCGGAACGGGATCGACCAGCTGATCACCCAACTCGCCTGGTCACTCGGTGACCTGACGGGCGAGCTGGAGTTGAAGATCCGCAACAACTCGCAGCCCGTGCAGGACCTGGCCGAGCGGCGAAACGCCCGACAGCTCTACCCGAACGCCGACAGCCCGCAGCGGTTCGGCGTGTACGAGGGTGCGATCCACCCGCTCGACTTCGACGGCGAGCTCAGCGGGACGGTGCCGCTGGCACCCGAGGCCAACCGCAACATCGTCTCCGCCGGCCTCGCGGTGGCCAAGGACCGGCGGATCCTCGCCGCGATGATCACCACGGGCAGCAGCAACGGTCGGTACCGTCTGTCGGTGGGCACCGGTGCCGCGCCGATCACCGTCGTCAGCCGCAGCGACACCGAGCACACCTCGATGAGCCGCCCGGTCTGGCTGCGTACCGCCGACTCCCGGGCCGGTCGCGGCCTGGTGGTCGCGGACGGGAAGCTCTACCGGTTCGACGAGGCGGCCCGGATGTACCAGGTGCCGCTCAACCTGCCCTCCGGCGACGTCAGCGCGGTTGCCGCCGCACTGGACGGCCAGCGGGTCGCGCTGATCTCCGGGGGCCAGCTCTACGTCGCCGCGGTGAACCTCGACGGCGGCGGGGTCTCGATCGGGCCGCCCCGGCAGGTGGCCACCTCGCTGACCGGCCTCACGGCGGTCGACTGGGGCCGGGAGGACCGGCTGGTGGTGGCGGGGTCGGCGGGCCAGCAGGCGATCTACGAGATCAGCGTCGACGGTGCCCTGGAGACACCCCTACGGACCGACGTGGGTGCCAAGGTCAACCACCTGACGGCGTACCCGACCAACCGCACCGTGCGGGCACCCAGCGGGGCCTACATGTACGAGGCGAACGGGGTGGCCTACCGGAGCAGTCCGTTCGAGCGGATCGAGCCCGAGCGGGTGCGGGACATCCCCTCGGTGCCGGCTGGCGTCCGCCCGAGCAACCCGTCGGCACCGTTCTTCCTCTACTGA
- a CDS encoding ComF family protein — protein sequence MSGLWADLADLVLPTTCAGCRERRPGLRHGVCPACVTALEALRPRSVRPTPAPPGLPPCVALGPYAGPLREALLAYKEHGRHGLARPLGALLAEVVAAAVGDARPLALVPVPDTAAAARSRYGDHLDRLARHCAARLTRSGWVVRVHRPLRALPRPDSVTLDSIGRARAAEAAFRPRSTALGRERATSGTPVVVLLDDIVTTGVTLAAAARVLTATGWAPSVAAVLAATEKRPHS from the coding sequence GTGAGCGGGCTCTGGGCGGACCTCGCCGACCTGGTACTGCCCACCACCTGCGCAGGTTGTCGGGAGCGGCGGCCCGGCCTGCGACACGGGGTCTGTCCGGCCTGCGTCACGGCGCTGGAGGCGCTGCGGCCACGGTCGGTTCGGCCCACACCCGCCCCGCCGGGCCTGCCGCCCTGTGTCGCGCTCGGCCCGTACGCCGGCCCGCTGCGCGAGGCTCTGCTGGCGTACAAGGAACACGGCCGGCACGGGCTGGCCCGTCCGCTCGGCGCGCTGCTCGCGGAGGTCGTCGCGGCGGCGGTCGGTGACGCCCGCCCGCTGGCGCTGGTCCCCGTCCCGGACACCGCGGCGGCGGCCCGGTCCCGGTACGGGGATCACCTGGACCGGTTGGCCCGGCACTGCGCGGCCCGCCTCACACGGAGTGGCTGGGTGGTGCGGGTGCACCGTCCGCTGCGTGCGTTGCCCCGGCCGGACTCGGTCACCCTGGACAGCATCGGGCGGGCGAGGGCGGCCGAGGCAGCGTTCCGGCCGCGTTCCACCGCGCTCGGCCGGGAGCGTGCCACGAGCGGGACGCCGGTCGTGGTGCTGCTCGACGACATCGTCACCACCGGCGTCACCCTGGCCGCCGCAGCCCGGGTGCTGACCGCGACCGGGTGGGCACCGAGTGTCGCCGCGGTGCTCGCGGCGACCGAGAAAAGACCCCACTCGTAA
- the raiA gene encoding ribosome-associated translation inhibitor RaiA, which yields MDIVVKGRNVEVPDHYRVHVAEKLAKIERYDHKLIRVDVELFHERNPRQADHCQRVEITCVSRGPVIRAEACTNDFYSALDAAIAKLDTRLRRAADRRRVHRGRHAPISVAEATAGLPVDLVAPALSAPADGARGGTAVAERVEEEYDDQQPWHIAREKVHPAEPMTIDDALFEMELVGHDFYLFQDKESGRPSVVYRRHAYDYGIISLAT from the coding sequence GTGGACATCGTGGTCAAGGGCCGAAACGTCGAAGTGCCGGACCATTACCGGGTGCACGTAGCCGAGAAACTCGCAAAGATCGAACGCTACGACCACAAGCTTATCCGTGTCGATGTCGAGCTGTTTCACGAGCGCAATCCGCGCCAGGCCGACCACTGCCAGCGGGTGGAGATCACCTGCGTTTCCCGGGGCCCGGTGATTCGGGCCGAAGCCTGCACGAACGACTTCTACAGCGCCCTCGACGCGGCCATCGCCAAGCTCGACACCCGGCTGCGCCGCGCGGCCGACCGTCGCCGCGTACACCGGGGTCGGCACGCGCCGATCTCCGTCGCCGAGGCCACCGCGGGCCTCCCCGTGGACCTGGTGGCCCCCGCGCTGAGCGCACCGGCCGACGGCGCCCGCGGCGGCACCGCCGTCGCGGAGCGGGTCGAGGAGGAGTACGACGACCAGCAGCCGTGGCACATCGCCCGGGAGAAGGTGCACCCGGCGGAGCCGATGACGATCGACGACGCGTTGTTCGAGATGGAACTGGTCGGCCACGACTTCTACCTGTTCCAGGACAAGGAGTCCGGCCGCCCCAGCGTCGTCTACCGGCGTCACGCCTACGACTACGGCATCATCTCCCTCGCCACCTGA
- a CDS encoding GNAT family N-acetyltransferase: protein MSLRQVVEAYGVRLRPFRAEDTADIVDGLADPVSQRFMTGVPAPYTEVDARWWIEAGAPAAWTGGGAAYAIADPATDRLLGTVGLSNPVPARGQAEIGYWVCPAARGRGVATAATRALAEHAFGSGTARLELLTHPENTPSQRVALAAGFRYEGSRRSAGSARDGGRHDLLAWVRLVDDPPGPAARLLPDLPDGVLTDQVVALRRLAPGDAELMHRLHSRPEVVANQAPPVPPTREAIERRCRMAESGWLTGEIARLLITDVASGQPAGSCGLSYTDVAGGEASIGYALLPDWRGRGYATRAVRLLAAWAFGAAGIARLAAGTVPDNSASHRVLERAGFHREGLQRGRLPGLEGTRLDDLTFALLPGDLR from the coding sequence GTGAGCCTCCGGCAGGTCGTCGAGGCGTACGGGGTGCGGCTGCGGCCGTTCCGCGCCGAGGACACCGCAGACATCGTCGACGGCTTGGCCGACCCGGTCAGCCAACGGTTCATGACCGGCGTGCCAGCGCCGTACACCGAGGTCGACGCCCGTTGGTGGATCGAGGCGGGCGCTCCGGCGGCCTGGACCGGCGGCGGCGCGGCGTACGCCATCGCGGACCCGGCCACGGACCGACTGCTCGGCACGGTGGGGCTGTCCAACCCGGTGCCCGCACGGGGGCAGGCCGAGATCGGCTACTGGGTGTGCCCGGCGGCGCGCGGACGTGGGGTGGCCACAGCGGCGACCCGCGCGCTCGCCGAGCACGCGTTCGGCTCGGGGACGGCTCGACTGGAGCTGCTCACCCACCCGGAGAACACGCCGAGCCAGCGGGTCGCGCTGGCCGCCGGCTTCCGCTACGAGGGGTCGCGCCGGTCCGCCGGTAGCGCCCGCGACGGGGGGCGGCACGACCTGCTGGCCTGGGTACGCCTCGTCGACGATCCGCCCGGCCCGGCCGCCCGACTGCTGCCCGACCTGCCCGACGGGGTGCTCACCGATCAGGTGGTGGCGCTGCGGCGGCTCGCGCCGGGCGACGCTGAGCTGATGCACCGGCTGCACAGCCGACCCGAGGTGGTGGCGAACCAGGCGCCGCCCGTACCGCCGACGCGGGAGGCGATCGAGCGTCGCTGCCGTATGGCGGAGAGCGGATGGCTGACCGGCGAGATCGCCCGGCTGCTGATCACGGACGTGGCCAGCGGGCAGCCGGCGGGCAGCTGCGGGTTGTCGTACACCGATGTGGCCGGCGGCGAGGCGTCGATCGGCTATGCCCTGTTACCCGACTGGCGCGGCCGGGGGTACGCGACGCGGGCGGTCCGGCTGCTCGCGGCCTGGGCGTTCGGCGCGGCCGGCATCGCCCGGCTGGCCGCCGGCACGGTGCCGGACAACAGTGCGTCGCACCGGGTGCTGGAGCGGGCCGGGTTCCACCGGGAGGGCCTACAGCGTGGCCGCCTGCCGGGCCTCGAGGGCACCCGTCTGGACGATCTGACGTTCGCGCTGCTCCCCGGCGATCTGCGCTGA
- a CDS encoding GNAT family N-acetyltransferase yields the protein MEPVEIIEDGVLLRPWREADAEAVHRACQDPDIQRWTTVPRPYGPEHAHGFVTEVSGRAWAEGTGAPFAVCDPATGDLLGSCGLISIDPAGTGEIGYWTAPWARGRGVMVRATRAVARWSFDGLGLRRLIWQAEVGNHASRLVALRSGFRVDGRLRLTHPALPGAADGWIGSLLPGEVPAPGSTGPAGPGTLAARRAAVFGRPQPVLFATAAPGELRLRQMEEQDLDDVVRTCQDPESIRWTTVPDPYDRTDAQGYLAYGRDVWARGDASCFVIADPDDRYVGTIDLRLSPGDPLVADVGYMTAPEARGRGYLPAALVALSAWGFSTLGLARIEWRANVGNTSSRRAAEKAGFTVEGTARGGVQHRGERVDVWVGALLAKDLT from the coding sequence GTGGAGCCCGTGGAGATCATCGAGGACGGCGTGCTGCTGCGACCCTGGCGGGAGGCGGATGCCGAGGCCGTGCACCGGGCCTGCCAGGATCCGGACATCCAGCGCTGGACCACCGTGCCGCGCCCCTATGGACCGGAACACGCTCACGGTTTCGTCACCGAGGTGAGCGGGCGGGCCTGGGCGGAGGGCACCGGAGCGCCGTTCGCGGTCTGCGACCCGGCGACCGGTGATCTGCTCGGGTCGTGCGGGTTGATCTCCATCGACCCGGCCGGCACCGGTGAGATCGGCTACTGGACCGCCCCGTGGGCGCGGGGCCGTGGGGTGATGGTCCGGGCCACCCGAGCGGTGGCCCGCTGGTCCTTCGACGGCCTGGGGCTACGTCGGCTGATCTGGCAGGCCGAGGTGGGCAACCACGCCTCCCGGCTGGTGGCGCTCCGGTCCGGTTTCCGGGTCGACGGGCGGCTGCGGCTGACCCACCCGGCGCTGCCCGGCGCTGCGGACGGCTGGATCGGCTCGTTGCTGCCCGGCGAGGTGCCCGCCCCCGGCTCGACCGGGCCGGCCGGTCCGGGCACCCTGGCCGCCCGGCGGGCCGCCGTCTTCGGCCGCCCGCAGCCTGTCCTGTTCGCCACGGCGGCACCCGGCGAGCTGCGGCTGCGGCAGATGGAGGAGCAGGACCTGGACGACGTGGTGCGCACCTGCCAGGACCCGGAGAGCATCCGCTGGACCACGGTGCCGGACCCGTACGACCGCACCGACGCCCAGGGTTACCTGGCCTACGGCAGGGACGTCTGGGCGCGGGGGGACGCTTCCTGTTTCGTGATCGCCGACCCCGACGACCGGTACGTGGGCACGATCGACCTTCGGCTCTCACCCGGCGACCCGCTGGTGGCGGACGTGGGGTACATGACCGCCCCGGAGGCCCGTGGCCGGGGTTACCTGCCGGCCGCGCTGGTCGCCCTCAGCGCCTGGGGCTTCAGCACGTTGGGCCTGGCCCGGATCGAGTGGCGGGCGAACGTGGGCAACACCTCGTCCCGCCGGGCGGCGGAGAAGGCGGGCTTCACCGTCGAGGGGACCGCCCGGGGCGGGGTGCAGCACCGGGGCGAGCGCGTCGACGTGTGGGTGGGCGCGCTGCTCGCCAAGGACCTGACGTGA